Proteins found in one Polyangiaceae bacterium genomic segment:
- a CDS encoding crotonase/enoyl-CoA hydratase family protein: MSVLTTVEATTLVVTLDRPERKNAVDRATAEALRAAWTRFHEDGDLRVMVLTGAHGTFCAGADLKAFDNDIEHPGGPMGFSRWAAEKPVIAAIEGYCVAGGLELALCADLRVAAQGAAFGCLERRFGVPLIDGGTQRLPRVVGLGRALDLMLTGRLIDAAEAERIGLVNRVVDDGSALDHALELAAELAAFPFACLLADRASAYAGLGEPLARGLQIEAERGHAVLAEALQGAAAFAGGQGRHGKSR; encoded by the coding sequence ATGAGCGTGCTGACGACAGTCGAGGCGACGACCCTGGTCGTCACTCTCGATCGCCCAGAGCGAAAGAACGCGGTGGATCGCGCGACCGCGGAAGCACTTCGCGCGGCTTGGACGCGTTTTCACGAGGACGGCGACCTGCGCGTCATGGTCTTGACCGGCGCCCACGGAACCTTTTGCGCCGGCGCCGACTTGAAGGCCTTCGACAACGACATCGAGCACCCCGGTGGCCCCATGGGCTTCTCGCGTTGGGCAGCCGAAAAGCCTGTGATTGCTGCAATTGAAGGCTATTGTGTCGCGGGCGGGCTCGAGCTGGCGCTGTGTGCGGATCTGCGCGTTGCCGCACAGGGCGCCGCCTTTGGCTGTCTGGAGCGCCGCTTCGGCGTGCCGCTGATCGACGGCGGCACGCAGCGCCTGCCGCGCGTGGTGGGCCTGGGTCGCGCGCTCGACCTGATGCTCACGGGTCGTCTGATCGACGCCGCTGAGGCGGAGCGTATCGGCCTCGTCAATCGCGTGGTCGACGACGGTAGCGCCCTCGACCACGCCCTCGAGCTGGCGGCGGAACTCGCGGCGTTTCCCTTCGCCTGCTTGCTCGCGGACCGTGCCAGCGCCTACGCCGGTTTGGGCGAACCGCTGGCGCGCGGTCTGCAGATCGAAGCCGAGCGCGGCCATGCCGTCCTTGCCGAGGCGTTGCAGGGCGCGGCGGCGTTCGCAGGTGGCCAGGGGCGTCACGGCAAGTCGCGCTAG
- a CDS encoding glycosyltransferase family 4 protein has product MPAPRVLFVSKPIVPPFHDGTKCLVRDVSVNLKRVAPVVMSMPGAPALGGERGVELAPVYANAGNFRPRAGDNARAATWLAVRSRADLWHFVFAPNAKSSAMGRALSRLRRVKVVQTIASPPKSFDGVPRLLFGDVVVAQSRHTRDAVLAAYEAGGSAAPRLEVIPPPVAPQRVRRADARMQLRAELGIEPGAPIFVYPGDLEVSGGARAVAGAVAEIERTVPGAVVVFAYRAKTPRAKRIATDLENELSGRSVRFSCELPDVLVLISDAAAVLFPVDDLWGKVDLPIVLLEAMDLGVPVIALNEGPLRDLDAVELIDDASAASLVQAVQRVSQSEYRQTVIARQRAAVETRHRAAVVAERYEQLYLQLLGHALPRSSDVPDQSA; this is encoded by the coding sequence GTGCCTGCTCCTCGCGTGTTGTTCGTCTCCAAACCGATCGTGCCGCCCTTCCACGACGGCACGAAGTGTCTGGTGCGGGATGTGTCCGTGAACTTGAAGCGAGTCGCGCCGGTGGTGATGTCGATGCCGGGCGCGCCTGCTCTCGGCGGCGAGCGCGGCGTGGAGCTGGCGCCGGTCTACGCCAACGCTGGGAACTTTCGCCCGCGGGCCGGCGACAATGCGCGCGCGGCCACATGGTTGGCGGTGCGCAGTCGCGCAGATCTGTGGCACTTCGTGTTCGCACCGAACGCGAAGTCGAGCGCCATGGGACGCGCGCTCTCCCGCTTGCGGCGCGTGAAGGTGGTGCAGACCATCGCGTCGCCGCCCAAGAGCTTCGACGGCGTGCCCCGGCTGCTCTTCGGCGATGTAGTCGTCGCCCAAAGCCGCCACACCCGCGACGCAGTGCTCGCGGCCTACGAAGCCGGCGGCAGCGCGGCACCACGGCTCGAAGTGATCCCGCCTCCCGTTGCTCCTCAGCGTGTGCGGCGGGCGGACGCGCGCATGCAGCTGCGGGCCGAGCTGGGCATCGAGCCCGGAGCGCCGATCTTCGTCTATCCGGGGGATCTCGAGGTCAGCGGTGGCGCGCGGGCCGTGGCCGGCGCGGTCGCGGAGATCGAGCGCACGGTGCCCGGCGCCGTCGTGGTGTTCGCCTACCGCGCGAAGACACCCCGCGCCAAGCGCATCGCCACGGATCTCGAGAACGAACTCAGCGGTCGCTCGGTGCGCTTCAGCTGTGAGCTGCCTGACGTGCTCGTGCTGATCTCTGACGCCGCGGCGGTGCTGTTTCCGGTGGACGATCTGTGGGGTAAGGTGGATCTGCCCATCGTGCTGCTGGAGGCGATGGATCTCGGAGTGCCCGTCATCGCTCTGAACGAAGGCCCGCTGCGAGATCTGGACGCGGTAGAGCTGATCGACGATGCCTCCGCGGCCAGCTTGGTGCAGGCGGTGCAACGCGTGTCGCAGAGCGAGTACCGGCAGACCGTGATTGCTCGCCAGCGCGCTGCAGTGGAGACGCGCCATCGTGCGGCCGTCGTCGCCGAGCGCTACGAGCAGCTGTACCTGCAACTGCTTGGGCATGCTTTACCGCGGTCCAGTGACGTGCCAGATCAGAGCGCATGA